CTATATTCAAAATAAACTGTTTTAATGGAATCAAATTCACTTCCTCCAATTTTGGCTGTATATTCTCCATATGATCCTGTTATTTTATATTGAAAAATGAAATTACCATTACTATTACTTATAGTTTGATCAATATAATCTATATTTCCCTCTGGATCAATGACTTGTACTGTTATCTCTTTATCTCCTCGTGCCCCACTACCAATAATAGAAACAACCCCTGTTTCATTATCAACCAATATATTTACTTGTATTTCTGTTGCAAAAACATATTGAATACAGAGTGTTGATAATATTAGTGTTAGAAAAAAACTTATTGTTTTTTTCACTTGTCCACTACCCCCTAGTTCATTAATACTTCTGATCATACTTTAATTGTATGTCATAGAAAACTTATTCATTTTCTATGACATACAAAACTGTAAATATTTATTGTAATATTTCTACATTTGATATTGGATTCATATTCTCCATACTGTCCCACATAAATGCCTTAAGAGTATGACCTTCTGTATTCTGAGGTAGTTTAAACCCAGCTTCTAAAACACTATTTTCCCCCGCTTTAGCATTCCATTGAATTCTCACAAAAGTAATCATTGTATTGTTTGAATCGTATAATCCTACTATTAAAGTTGCACTACTTTCTTCATTACTAATATTAGTTATATATGCTTTAACCACTATATCTGTAGCCGGTATTAAAGCATTAACTTCATTACCTAGATTATTTGTAAAATTGATATTATGAATTTCAAACTTACCTTGTGTTGGATCTACCGGATCTACTGGATCCACCGGATCTACTGGATCTACTGGATCTACTGGATCTACTGGATCCACCGGATCTACCGGATCTACTGGATCTACTGGATCTACTGGATCTACTGGATCTACTGGATCTACTGGATCTACTGGATCTACTATTTCATCTTCAATATATTTAATAGTGATTTCTTCAATTGTAATGCTAGAATTGCTTTCTGTACGTATTTGTATAAATGAATTCTCCGTTCCTACTTCTGATTCAACAACAAGTAATCCTATGCCAATTTTTCCAATTTCTTCTTCATAAACTTTTGATGATGCCCCGTGTATTGAATTCGCTTGACCTGTTGTATTATTGTCTACATACACTTGGAATTTTTGAGTAGATGTTCCACCTGTTGCTACAACTTTTATAATAATCTGATAGGGCTTACTTAAATCAAATGCACCACCTGGCGTGCTTGATGCTGTTGTGTTTGAACTTCCTAATGCACCTATAGTCATTCTAGCAGCACTTAAGGTTAAGAGCCCTCCATTTGCTGCAGGCGATCCACCTGTTTTAATATACATTGGCTTTGTTGGATCATTTGGTAATGGCATATAACCAGCTGAAAATAAATTATTAGTAGTAGCGCCATAGAACCCATCTTTAAATATTATAGAAGGATCAACTGGTAACTCTGGCTCATCATCGTCTGGATCTTCATCATTTGGGTCCTCATCATCAGGATCTCCATCATCTGATGGGTCTGGTGGGTTTACTGGCTCCGTAGGCTCTACAATTATCGGAGGCTCAAAACCATCAAGCACACCAACTCCAGCATACTGCAATACTAAATCCTTAGCATCTTCTGCTGAATGTAATACACTACTATAATCATAAGGAATAGTCATTTGAGTCGTTGATTCATATTCACTTACAGGACTATTTATAATCACATTACCGCTTACATGCCAGTATCCCGTACTAGGACTTCCATAAAACCAACCTAAAGGCCCTTTAATTTGGCCTGTAACAGGATCAACTGTTCCTGCACCAGCATTATCAAAGTAATTGTTTTCTACTCTTACTCTAGCACCAACTCTAGAATTAATAGCAGTATCCACTATATCTTTAAAATAATTATTAAACATATGCACTTCTGCATATCTGATTAAAGGCACCCTTGAATTAAGATTAAAGAAATAATTATGATGATATGTTATCTTATCAGGTTTTAAACTCTCATTATCTGTATGACCTACTAACATTGTTTTATTATGATTGTAGAATCTATTCCAAGATACTGTGATATACTCAGAATTTCTTTTAATATCCACCAACCCATCATAATAGTTTTTATCAACATCTAATTCACTATAGAAATCACAATGGTCAATCCATACATTCTTACTGTTTACAGTTATTTCTATGGCTGTAGATGACCCACCTCTAACATGATGCATTGATAAGTTTCTAATAATGATATTATTAGCTCTTGTTAGAGTCATCCCTATACCGTCGAATTCTCCTCTAGTCCCCACACCGATAATAGATAAATTCTCAAGGTCTTTTACATCAATTTTACTACTACCCGAGTTGTCGTGGGTAATTGTACCATCTATATAAATAATCATAGGTGGATCAACCCAAACTTCTCCAGTGCTTTTATCAATTGTACCTCTTTCTTGGTACTTTTTAGCATCGCTTTTAAATTTTAAAAGGGCTTCTAATTCTGCACCTGTAGACGCTGTAACAATTACAGGCTCCACACCATTAATCGCTACATGACCACCTGTTGTACCACCATTTAATGTTGCATAACCTACTAAAGCAAACATGTCATTTGGTAAATCTGGGTTTGTTGGGTCTACTGGGTCAGATGGATCTACTGGATCTACTGGGTCTACTGGATCTGCTGGGTCAGATGGATCTACTGGGTCTACTGGATCTGCTGGGTCAGATGGATCTGCTGGGTCAGATGGATCTACTGGGTCTACTGGATCTGCTGGGTCTACTGGATCTGCTGGGATAAATCCACTACCTTCACCACCAAATACTGCTCCTAAATCTACTCCATCTACACCAATACCTTTAAATTGGCTGTCATCAGCTAATTTTAAGAATGCTCCCATATTAATTGAGCCATCTGGATTTCTAAACAATTCATGAATATTATCCAACTGACTTTGAGCTGGTGGTGTTATACTTACAAATTCATTTGCACTTGGAGCTGGTATCTCTTTTCCTCTTGTCGCACTACTTCCATGCGCTACAGACATTTCATTTTCTACATGATAATATTTTTTAGAATTAAAAAAGATACTATGTGATGCCGTTCCTCTAAATTTATCACTTGCAACTTGGTTAATATCTGTTGTATAAGATAATAAATTAATAAAAATATTGTGTGATGAAGAACTTCTTGCTAAATCAAAATTACTTTTAGCTCCTGCTTTATGAGTACTATTATTAAAACTAGTACAGTTAATCAAGGTTATGGTTCCAGGATTACTATTATCCGTAAATCCGTGAGCTCTATTATTAAATGCCACGCTATTTACTATTAGATGGTCCATTGCCATACTCGAACCACCAAGTTTGAATCCATTTCCACCACTATTAGAACTAAAACGTCCATCCGTTGTCATACCATTATTGAATGCTACACTATTTCTTACAACTACAGAACCGATTGGGCCTGTATCTGTTTTCGTGAAAAAGTCCCATCCATCATCAACATTGTTATATGCTATACAACCATCAAATACATTGCCAGGACCTGTTGTTAATTTAGATGCAAAACCGTCTGCATCTCCATAATTATCTGGGTCTGCATTATTAAATGCTGTTGTATTTAATATTAGATTATAAGAAGGCCAATCTTCTATATTTGCTAATGTTGAGTTGCGTCGACCTAACTGAATCCCCGTATCTCTATTGGCATTCGCTATACATAAATCTATAATATTATAATTACCTGCAATAAATAGTCCATTATCTGCTGAACCATAGAATTCTACACCTTTTACGTACCAATAATTACCATTTATTTGAAGCCCTCTTGGATTGACACTTGGTGTGCTTGCATTATAAGCTTGTGATGAAAAATCTAAAACTGGTTTTTCACCATTATATGCAACAATTGATTTCATAGCATTTCTTTGACCATTATTGCCATGCTCAATGGTTATTTGGTAATCATATTCATATCTTCCACCACGCATAAAAATTGTCTCACCTGGAGCAACTTTTGTTAGTGCTTCCGTGAAAGGCATTGGATTATCAATTGTTCCTGGTGCACCTGCTACTCCATTAGGCGCAACAAAAATTGCTTTATCAGGATCAATATTAGGTACATCTGGAATCATTGGAATACTTGGCTCATCTGGTGTCGTCGGATCGTCAGGATTCGTTGGCTCATCTGGGTTTGTTGGGTCATCAGGATTCGTTGGCTCATCTGGGTTTGTTGGGTCATCAGGATTCGTTGGCTCATCTGGGTTTGTTGGGCCACCTTCTAATTCAACTAAACTTTGTACTATTATGTCGTCAATTGTTACAAATCCTTCGTTTTCTACTCTCAATCCAATAAAGGATTCCGTTGTACCTATGGAAGATTCTATAACCAATTGACCTAGCACCATATTTGATAGAGTACTATCAAATATTCTAGATGCTCCCTCATGAATGGAATTTGACATTCCCGTTGTATTGTTATCTACATATACTTGAAATTTCTTTCCTAAGTTACCTGAAATTCCTGATACATTTATTATAATTTTATATGGTTTGCTTAAATCAAATACTCCCCCTGGTGTAAATGATGAAGTTGTATTTTGTGTAGATAATGCTCCTATTGTCATTCTAGCATTGCCAATTGTTAACTTTCCATCATTTACTTGTGGATGTCCACCTGTTTTTAAATACATAGCTTTTGTTGAGTCATTTGGCAATGATTTATAAGCCGCTGTAAATAAACTATTGGAATCAGCACCCTCAAAATCATCCTCAAAAAACACTTTAAAATTAACTGGCTCGTCTGGATCTGTTGGCTCGTCTGGATCTGTTGGCTCGTCTGGATCTGTTGGCTCGTCTGGATCTGTTGGCTCGTCTGGATCTGTTGGCTCATCTGGATCTGTTGGCTCGTCTGGATTTGTTGGCTCATCTGGATCTGTTGGCTCGTCTGGATTTGTTGGCTCATCTGGATCTGTTGGCTCGTTTGGATCTGTTGGCTCGTCTGGATCTGTTGGCTCGTCTGGATTTGTTGGCTCATCTGGATCTGTTGGCTCGTTTGGATCTGTTGGCTCGTCTGGATCTGTTGGCTCGTTTGGATCTGTTGGCTCGTCTGGCACTTCAAATTCTACTAAACTTTCTATAATTACTTCTTCGATTTGAATCATTCCATCAGATTCACATCGCAGTTTAATAAAAGATGTGTTTGTGCCAATACTTGGTTCTATAATTATAGTTCCTGCATTTATATCACTAAGTTTTTGTTGCAATACTCTTGAAGCATTTCCATGTATTGAATTACCTTGAGATGTTGTATTGTTATCAATATAAACTTGAAAGTTTTTAGCTAGGTTACCACTTACACCAGCTACTTTTATAATAATTCTATATGGTTGGCTTAGATCAAAAACACCACCTGGTGTAGTGCTTGATGTGGTATCTGTACTATCTAAAGATCCTATAACAAATCTTCCACCACTGCTAGGGCCTATCTCTAAGAACCCTTGTTGACTAACATTTATTGTTCCACCTTTTCTAATATACATCGGCGTAGTTTCGTCATTGGGCAAAGATCTATAAGCGGCTGTTAATATATTTTCAGATGTTGCTCCCTCAAAATTTTCCCCAAAAATTTTTTTATTGATTGGATTATCATATGTACTTGCTTTAATAATACTTGGCAAATTCATTCCAACCATTGAAAATACAAGTACCATAGTAAATAAAAAATTAAATACTCTCGATTTCCTCATTCAATTCCCCTCCACAATCTCTCTTAATTTTTCTAGTCGTAACTAAGTAAACTTTCCTACCTTAAACGCCTACCCCCTTTTTAATATAACTATTATTACCATTACAATGCCCTCTCACAAAAATGCATTGTAATATTTGCAAAATTTTGATAACAGCTATATAATATTCAGATATTTTGTTGTGTAACATTACTAAATAATTATACTCTCTCACCTCATTATATGTCTATTGTTCATCATATATTAAATTATTTTTTGCTACAATGTATATTATTTTAAGCATATTGCACGTTGAAATAAAAATCACTTATATAAAATATACAATTATTATGTCGTTATTGACTATTTTGAATAATTAGTATTTAGTCAAAAAAAGGCGAATCTTGTAAACAGATTCACCTTTTTAAATAGTTTTAATGTATGTTTATTATTAATTCTATCCTCTTCTCGCCTTTTATTTCCTCATATACTATTACTGTTATTTTTCTAATAGCGGTATCTTCATCTACATAAAAATCAATCTCTACTATACTATTACCTATACCCTTGGTTATATCATGTAAATTATTTACATCCACCACTTTATAAAGTAAATCATTTATGAATATTTTAGCTCCATAATTATTTATCCACATTTTATAGGTTTTATTATGTATGTTTGTAACAGTTATTGATTCTCTTCCTTTATAATTTAACTTAGGCATATTATTAAAAATATCTTCTATACTATATTCCTTATTTTCATTAACAAAATTATAATAAATAGGTTCATCTAATATATATGGCAGTTCTATTACCAGAGTCCCTGATTTGTAAGAATACGTTCCTTGCAATATATTTAAATCTACAACGCCTAAATTTATATCAAAAGTTCCCTTCTGTTCATTAGCAAGCAAATCTGTCTTTAGTGTACCTTCTATAGCTATTTTTCCTAGTAGGTCATCATAAGTATTTACAAATCCTTCGTAATGAATTTCTATTTCTTCATTATTTAATAATGTTCTTATACCCTCTTTTAATACCTCATTACCATTAATATTTATTATTCCTTTTCCGTTTGTTGCTACAATTAATATTAAAAATAAGGTTATGAACAAACAACTGTTAATACACTTAAGCTTTACCATCCTATATACATCCACCTCTACTTCATAAATTAAATAT
This genomic window from Natranaerovirga pectinivora contains:
- a CDS encoding pectate lyase family protein; this encodes MRKSRVFNFLFTMVLVFSMVGMNLPSIIKASTYDNPINKKIFGENFEGATSENILTAAYRSLPNDETTPMYIRKGGTINVSQQGFLEIGPSSGGRFVIGSLDSTDTTSSTTPGGVFDLSQPYRIIIKVAGVSGNLAKNFQVYIDNNTTSQGNSIHGNASRVLQQKLSDINAGTIIIEPSIGTNTSFIKLRCESDGMIQIEEVIIESLVEFEVPDEPTDPNEPTDPDEPTDPNEPTDPDEPTNPDEPTDPDEPTDPNEPTDPDEPTNPDEPTDPDEPTNPDEPTDPDEPTDPDEPTDPDEPTDPDEPTDPDEPTDPDEPVNFKVFFEDDFEGADSNSLFTAAYKSLPNDSTKAMYLKTGGHPQVNDGKLTIGNARMTIGALSTQNTTSSFTPGGVFDLSKPYKIIINVSGISGNLGKKFQVYVDNNTTGMSNSIHEGASRIFDSTLSNMVLGQLVIESSIGTTESFIGLRVENEGFVTIDDIIVQSLVELEGGPTNPDEPTNPDDPTNPDEPTNPDDPTNPDEPTNPDDPTTPDEPSIPMIPDVPNIDPDKAIFVAPNGVAGAPGTIDNPMPFTEALTKVAPGETIFMRGGRYEYDYQITIEHGNNGQRNAMKSIVAYNGEKPVLDFSSQAYNASTPSVNPRGLQINGNYWYVKGVEFYGSADNGLFIAGNYNIIDLCIANANRDTGIQLGRRNSTLANIEDWPSYNLILNTTAFNNADPDNYGDADGFASKLTTGPGNVFDGCIAYNNVDDGWDFFTKTDTGPIGSVVVRNSVAFNNGMTTDGRFSSNSGGNGFKLGGSSMAMDHLIVNSVAFNNRAHGFTDNSNPGTITLINCTSFNNSTHKAGAKSNFDLARSSSSHNIFINLLSYTTDINQVASDKFRGTASHSIFFNSKKYYHVENEMSVAHGSSATRGKEIPAPSANEFVSITPPAQSQLDNIHELFRNPDGSINMGAFLKLADDSQFKGIGVDGVDLGAVFGGEGSGFIPADPVDPADPVDPVDPSDPADPSDPADPVDPVDPSDPADPVDPVDPVDPSDPVDPTNPDLPNDMFALVGYATLNGGTTGGHVAINGVEPVIVTASTGAELEALLKFKSDAKKYQERGTIDKSTGEVWVDPPMIIYIDGTITHDNSGSSKIDVKDLENLSIIGVGTRGEFDGIGMTLTRANNIIIRNLSMHHVRGGSSTAIEITVNSKNVWIDHCDFYSELDVDKNYYDGLVDIKRNSEYITVSWNRFYNHNKTMLVGHTDNESLKPDKITYHHNYFFNLNSRVPLIRYAEVHMFNNYFKDIVDTAINSRVGARVRVENNYFDNAGAGTVDPVTGQIKGPLGWFYGSPSTGYWHVSGNVIINSPVSEYESTTQMTIPYDYSSVLHSAEDAKDLVLQYAGVGVLDGFEPPIIVEPTEPVNPPDPSDDGDPDDEDPNDEDPDDDEPELPVDPSIIFKDGFYGATTNNLFSAGYMPLPNDPTKPMYIKTGGSPAANGGLLTLSAARMTIGALGSSNTTASSTPGGAFDLSKPYQIIIKVVATGGTSTQKFQVYVDNNTTGQANSIHGASSKVYEEEIGKIGIGLLVVESEVGTENSFIQIRTESNSSITIEEITIKYIEDEIVDPVDPVDPVDPVDPVDPVDPVDPVDPVDPVDPVDPVDPVDPVDPVDPVDPTQGKFEIHNINFTNNLGNEVNALIPATDIVVKAYITNISNEESSATLIVGLYDSNNTMITFVRIQWNAKAGENSVLEAGFKLPQNTEGHTLKAFMWDSMENMNPISNVEILQ